A genomic segment from Bombus huntii isolate Logan2020A chromosome 13, iyBomHunt1.1, whole genome shotgun sequence encodes:
- the LOC126872434 gene encoding uncharacterized protein LOC126872434 isoform X1, whose product MVQRAACSIETNTFSNGVRISDREGRTSDVVATEASVDHESRNVHEAGRGNARFSLFKWFKRSGNRESTVDKRRKTIDKYGDNENGRQRSVSSSAESVDTFYSTTTVRSFAFHTGTLSSYNGLSLDILEQAAEVGPFAAGASKVAVGNKENELADVACTLPTNAHSHRRDITARYSLQPSTTFNSCGNLPLPDRRLLESLRRLDDRKNHYSVNSTRRRVHVKGKRRAPNPPVTSIKATEVDARETSRNSSRRKRRAPKPPEKIVDSNSPEKKCENQITDGGMDVEKPADTEDAQTLSNDTLVLQGGVLMPKRELKRSTKEKNTKDTSASSSDIAVLQDNQTVAPGIGTLSTAMPRPWYKRSVFEHSRDSGASRRGDVLRGPTSSTIEIKEECAATNTASSTSYSVDASLSRRSFFHRGGQTEDRKKEAKRKSGLSILTNISELDKEAAAIVQEEQARARASMLLKSSKFVDAFEKRNDMNEELVQDIVTSAMESSSPRRGTRALISKFNAISNITKVTVNANFFARNARDQQPAKFERDVVRNAKAFEHANDWKDHPRFSVQSASGQASHIEKDISRYFPPQQKTSRNRSENTEMGEKVSGAKGSSIKEQRDRLVSETSNRISFLQSQLAANRMNDQVAQKDSAMSVMEEKIRSRQEVSSEKKEKETKASNEDQRRPLFPRSSVEAKEHTTLNIFEEPKKLDRQRIDGVQKEFSDIFDEIDKQLRMKELELIDRRAARTNATATNQRSKVHEEEAGISSKVTKVLDILVEAEKDAKTKSGILPEKSIAVEDTFRPTEPNAKTKSTKTRSPLLNTIEDPITTDLKEMLKEMKHSLPKRSKPGKIVTRNTDVTEKLAPEKEVAAGPSKTTYFVSAVTKVENIALQNDYEPDKQKVSCSVQTSGNIRRLNQPSTSAEQPSTSGWKQENVLYKTSGKNLGGSGLVKNTFQLIRPRDFAEIEATKTTRTPAFNENTYANVIEQSIYANARVTPSPKHTGSERNIVTKIDNTSEMPKTPPVIERKFITKEDTFEGSEEDDNSAEKNMNTLAINRLLRKLEAAIASGHHQQAAGLAKELARLKIHCSVIRQRSARLKDQLIKVNMYIEDKLAHQGPIPLQLPSRMTVAELKAKIHTEFEIPTNVQRWIIGKNLADRDEATLNELQAVNGSPVFLYLVAPELRPENMVRVEKDNAAEEVSNVINDDTSTSAEVLQIVEEDPEEVKEPQGTEERNTPVEVKMDRYEELISLENCDVIPNSEPIECPVCFVTYGPREGVILRDCLHMFCRSCIVNTIRYCEEAEVKCPYRDSQYTCESTLQEREIKALVEPEIYQQHLAKSIAQAENNAGNNAFHCKTPDCPGWCIYDDDVNNFLCPVCGANNCLTCQAIHTGKNCKQYQQELRLSKETDQESRRTAEMLEEMVDRGEALACPTCAVVLMKKWGCDWLRCSMCKTEICWVTRGPRWGPGGKGDTSGGCRCGENGVKCHPRCNYCH is encoded by the exons ATGGTACAGCGAGCCGCATGCAGCATCGAGACGAACACATTCTCCAATGGCGTACGGATCAGCGACCGGGAAGGAAGAACGTCGGACGTCGTCGCGACGGAAGCGTCCGTAGACCACGAGTCGCGTAACGTTCACGAGGCAGGACGTGGCAACGCGAGATTCTCCCTGTTCAAGTGGTTCAAACGGTCCGGTAATCGCGAATCAACGGTGGACAAAAGGCGAAAAACCATCGATAAATACGGAGATAATGAAAACGGCCGGCAACGAAGCGTATCGTCGAGCGCGGAAAGCGTAGACACGTTTTATAGTACCACCACGGTACGTAGTTTCGCCTTTCACACTGGCACCTTGAGCAGTTATAATGGATTATCGTTAGACATACTAGAACAAGCGGCCGAAGTTGGCCCCTTCGCGGCTGGAGCTTCGAAGGTTGCAGTTGGCAACAAAGAGAACGAGTTAGCGGATGTTGCCTGCACGCTACCTACGAACGCTCATTCTCATAGAAGAGACATAACCGCGAGATACTCGCTACAGCCGTCGACTACCTTCAATTCTTGCGGAAATTTACCGCTTCCCGATCGACGATTGTTGGAATCGTTGAGAAGGCTAGACGATCGAAAAAATCATTATAGCGTAAACTCCACCCGTAGAAGGGTACACGTGAAGGGGAAACGACGCGCACCGAATCCTCCAGTGACTTCGATCAAAGCAACAGAGGTAGATGCACGCGAAACATCGAGGAACAGCAGCAGGCGAAAGCGACGCGCGCCGAAACCACCGGAGAAGATCGTCGATAGTAATTCGCCTGAGAAAAAGTGCGAGAATCAGATTACCGATGGCGGAATGGACGTAGAAAAACCAGCAGACACCGAAGACGCGCAAACTCTGAGCAACGACACGCTAGTCCTTCAAGGAGGCGTTCTAATGCCGAAAAGGGAATTGAAACGAAGTACGAAGGAGAAGAACACGAAGGACACGAGTGCCAGTTCGTCGGACATCGCTGTTCTTCAAGACAACCAGACTGTGGCGCCCGGTATTGGGACTCTGAGCACCGCCATGCCACGACCTTGGTATAAACGGAGCGTCTTCGAACATTCTCGGGATTCCGGAGCGTCCAGGAGGGGCGATGTCCTCCGGGGGCCAACAAGCTCGACGatcgaaataaaagaagaatgtGCTGCCACGAACACGGCTTCTTCCACGAGCTACTCCGTGGACGCGTCTTTGTCTAGGCGGAGCTTCTTCCATCGTGGCGGACAAACGGAGGACAGGAAGAAGGAAGCAAAACGAAAATCCGGCCTGTCGATTTTAACGAATATCAGCGAACTTGACAAAGAAGCCGCAGCGATCGTACAAGAAGAACAAGCACGAGCGAGGGCCTCGATGCTATTGAAATCTTCGAAATTCGTAGATGCTTTCGAAAAAAGGAACGATATGAACGAGGAGCTCGTTCAAGACATCGTCACGTCTGCAATGGAAAGTTCGTCGCCCAGACGTGGCACGCGAGCTCTGATTTCCAAGTTCAACGCCATCAGTAACATAACCAAGGTCACGGTGAATGCCAATTTCTTCGCAAGGAACGCCAGGGATCAGCAGCCGGCGAAGTTTGAACGAGACGTGGTGAGAAATGCGAAGGCCTTCGAGCATGCTAATGATTGGAAGGATCATCCGAGATTTTCGGTTCAGTCTGCAAGCGGACAGGCTAGTCACATCGAGAAAGATATATCTAGATACTTTCCACCACAACAAAAGACATCTAGAAATCGGTCAGAGAATACGGAAATGGGTGAGAAAGTTTCGGGAGCAAAGGGTAGTTCGATCAAGGAGCAGAGAGATCGACTGGTCAGTGAAACTTCCAACAGAATATCGTTCTTGCAGAGTCAACTGGCTGCAAATAGAATGAACGATCAGGTTGCTCAGAAGGATAGCGCGATGTCCGTAATGGAGGAAAAAATTAGATCCAGACAGGAAGTCTCCAgtgaaaagaaggaaaaggaaacaaaagCGAGTAACGAGGACCAACGAAGACCCTTGTTTCCTCGTAGCTCCGTGGAAGCTAAGGAACACACAACTTTAAACATCTTTGAGGAACCAAAGAAGCTGGACAGACAACGTATCGATGGCGTTCAAAAAGAATTCTCGGATATATTCGACGAGATCGACAAGCAATTGCGTATGAAAGAGTTGGAGCTTATTGATCGTAGAGCGGCCCGCACAAATGCGACAGCCACTAATCAGAGAAGTAAAGTTCACGAGGAAGAAGCCGGAATATCAAGTAAGGTAACTAAAGTGCTCGATATCCTAGTCGAGGCGGAGAAAGACGCCAAGACAAAGAGCGGCATACTGCCAGAAAAATCGATAGCCGTCGAGGATACCTTTCGTCCGACCGAACCGAACGCGAAAACGAAATCGACTAAGACCAGGTCACCGTTATTGAACACCATCGAGGATCCAATTACAACGGATTTAAAGGAGATGTTGAAGGAAATGAAACACTCGTTACCAAAGCGTTCGAAGCCGGGCAAGATTGTGACACGTAACACCGACGTGACTGAGAAACTGGCTCCGGAAAAAGAGGTAGCGGCTGGCCCTAGCAAGACTACGTATTTCGTTTCCGCTGTAACGAAGGTCGAGAATATAGCGCTGCAAAATGATTACGAGCCCGACAAACAGAAGGTATCGTGTTCCGTACAAACTAGTGGAAATATACGAAGATTGAATCAGCCTTCTACATCCGCGGAACAACCGTCCACCTCGGGTTGGAAACAAGAAAACGTCCTATACAAAACATCAGGGAAGAATTTAGGTGGTTCAGGATTGGTGAAAAATACGTTCCAGCTCATACGACCACGAGATTTTGCTGAAATCGAAGCAACAAAAACGACGAGAACACCCGCGTTCAACGAAAACACTTACGCTAATGTGATCGAGCAATCGATCTACGCGAATGCACGTGTTACTCCCTCGCCCAAACATACTGGTTCCGAGCGAAATATCGTTACGAAAATTGATAATACCAGTGAAATGCCGAAAACACCGCCCGTAATTGAACGAAAATTCATTACAAAGGAAGATACATTCGAAGGTAGTGAAGAAG ATGACAATTCAGCGGAAAAGAATATGAACACGCTGGCCATAAACCGATTACTCAGAAAGCTAGAGGCAGCTATTGCATCTGGTCATCACCAACAAGCAGCTGGTTTAGCAAAGGAACTAGCACGGCTTAAGATCCATTGTTCCGTGATTCGGCAACGATCAGCCCGTCTCAAAGATCAGTTGATTAAAGTCAATATGTACATTGAGGACAAGCTTGCTCACCAGGGACCGATACCACTTCAG CTGCCCAGCAGAATGACGGTGGCCGAGTTGAAAGCAAAGATACACACGGAATTCGAGATACCGACGAACGTGCAACGATGGATCATTGGTAAAAATTTAGCTGATCGCGATGAGGCGACTCTAAACGAATTACAGGCCGTAAATGGCTCTCCGGTATTTTTGTACCTCGTGGCTCCAg AATTAAGACCTGAAAATATGGTACGAGTGGAGAAAGATAATGCTGCAGAAGAAGTATCAAATGTGATAAACGATGATACAAGTACGTCTGCGGAAGTGTTACAAATTGTGGAAGAAGATCCCGAAGAAGTCAAAGAACCTCAG GGGACAGAGGAGAGGAATACGCCAGTGGAAGTGAAGATGGATAGATACGAGGAATTAATTTCCTTGGAAAACTGTGACGTCATACCGAACTCCGAACCGATCGAATGTCCCGTATGCTTCGTTACATACGGTCCTCGTGAAGGAGTGATTTTGAGGGATTGTTTACATATGTTCTGCAG GTCATGTATTGTTAATACGATTCGATACTGCGAAGAAGCCGAAGTGAAATGTCCTTACAGAGACTCACAATACACCTGTGAGTCTACTCTCCAGGAACGTGAAATTAAAGCA CTCGTTGAACCAGAAATCTATCAGCAACATTTAGCCAAATCAATCGCTCAAGCGGAGAATAATGCTGGAAACAACGCGTTCCACTGTAAAACTCCTGACTGTCCTGGTTGGTGCATCTACGACGACGATGTGAACAACTTCCTGTGCCCTGTATGCGGCGCAAACAATTGTCTCACATGTCAG GCCATTCATACTGGTAAAAACTGCAAGCAGTATCAGCAAGAACTAAGATTATCAAAAGAAACGGATCAAGAATCGCGAAGAACTGCGGAGATGCTCGAAGAAATGGTGGACAGAGGTGAAGCACTCGCGTGTCCCACGTGTGCGGTTGTTCTGATGAAGAAATGGGGTTGCGATTGGTTACGCTGCTCAATGTGCAAGACCGAGATATGCTGGGTAACAAGAGGCCCGCGTTGGGGTCCAGGA GGAAAGGGAGACACGTCCGGAGGCTGTAGATGCGGAGAAAATGGAGTCAAGTGTCATCCTCGTTGCAATTACTGTCACTGA
- the LOC126872434 gene encoding uncharacterized protein LOC126872434 isoform X2 — protein MVQRAACSIETNTFSNGVRISDREGRTSDVVATEASVDHESRNVHEAGRGNARFSLFKWFKRSGNRESTVDKRRKTIDKYGDNENGRQRSVSSSAESVDTFYSTTTVRSFAFHTGTLSSYNGLSLDILEQAAEVGPFAAGASKVAVGNKENELADVACTLPTNAHSHRRDITARYSLQPSTTFNSCGNLPLPDRRLLESLRRLDDRKNHYSVNSTRRRVHVKGKRRAPNPPVTSIKATEVDARETSRNSSRRKRRAPKPPEKIVDSNSPEKKCENQITDGGMDVEKPADTEDAQTLSNDTLVLQGGVLMPKRELKRSTKEKNTKDTSASSSDIAVLQDNQTVAPGIGTLSTAMPRPWYKRSVFEHSRDSGASRRGDVLRGPTSSTIEIKEECAATNTASSTSYSVDASLSRRSFFHRGGQTEDRKKEAKRKSGLSILTNISELDKEAAAIVQEEQARARASMLLKSSKFVDAFEKRNDMNEELVQDIVTSAMESSSPRRGTRALISKFNAISNITKVTVNANFFARNARDQQPAKFERDVVRNAKAFEHANDWKDHPRFSVQSASGQASHIEKDISRYFPPQQKTSRNRSENTEMGEKVSGAKGSSIKEQRDRLVSETSNRISFLQSQLAANRMNDQVAQKDSAMSVMEEKIRSRQEVSSEKKEKETKASNEDQRRPLFPRSSVEAKEHTTLNIFEEPKKLDRQRIDGVQKEFSDIFDEIDKQLRMKELELIDRRAARTNATATNQRSKVHEEEAGISSKVTKVLDILVEAEKDAKTKSGILPEKSIAVEDTFRPTEPNAKTKSTKTRSPLLNTIEDPITTDLKEMLKEMKHSLPKRSKPGKIVTRNTDVTEKLAPEKEVAAGPSKTTYFVSAVTKVENIALQNDYEPDKQKVSCSVQTSGNIRRLNQPSTSAEQPSTSGWKQENVLYKTSGKNLGGSGLVKNTFQLIRPRDFAEIEATKTTRTPAFNENTYANVIEQSIYANARVTPSPKHTGSERNIVTKIDNTSEMPKTPPVIERKFITKEDTFEDDNSAEKNMNTLAINRLLRKLEAAIASGHHQQAAGLAKELARLKIHCSVIRQRSARLKDQLIKVNMYIEDKLAHQGPIPLQLPSRMTVAELKAKIHTEFEIPTNVQRWIIGKNLADRDEATLNELQAVNGSPVFLYLVAPELRPENMVRVEKDNAAEEVSNVINDDTSTSAEVLQIVEEDPEEVKEPQGTEERNTPVEVKMDRYEELISLENCDVIPNSEPIECPVCFVTYGPREGVILRDCLHMFCRSCIVNTIRYCEEAEVKCPYRDSQYTCESTLQEREIKALVEPEIYQQHLAKSIAQAENNAGNNAFHCKTPDCPGWCIYDDDVNNFLCPVCGANNCLTCQAIHTGKNCKQYQQELRLSKETDQESRRTAEMLEEMVDRGEALACPTCAVVLMKKWGCDWLRCSMCKTEICWVTRGPRWGPGGKGDTSGGCRCGENGVKCHPRCNYCH, from the exons ATGGTACAGCGAGCCGCATGCAGCATCGAGACGAACACATTCTCCAATGGCGTACGGATCAGCGACCGGGAAGGAAGAACGTCGGACGTCGTCGCGACGGAAGCGTCCGTAGACCACGAGTCGCGTAACGTTCACGAGGCAGGACGTGGCAACGCGAGATTCTCCCTGTTCAAGTGGTTCAAACGGTCCGGTAATCGCGAATCAACGGTGGACAAAAGGCGAAAAACCATCGATAAATACGGAGATAATGAAAACGGCCGGCAACGAAGCGTATCGTCGAGCGCGGAAAGCGTAGACACGTTTTATAGTACCACCACGGTACGTAGTTTCGCCTTTCACACTGGCACCTTGAGCAGTTATAATGGATTATCGTTAGACATACTAGAACAAGCGGCCGAAGTTGGCCCCTTCGCGGCTGGAGCTTCGAAGGTTGCAGTTGGCAACAAAGAGAACGAGTTAGCGGATGTTGCCTGCACGCTACCTACGAACGCTCATTCTCATAGAAGAGACATAACCGCGAGATACTCGCTACAGCCGTCGACTACCTTCAATTCTTGCGGAAATTTACCGCTTCCCGATCGACGATTGTTGGAATCGTTGAGAAGGCTAGACGATCGAAAAAATCATTATAGCGTAAACTCCACCCGTAGAAGGGTACACGTGAAGGGGAAACGACGCGCACCGAATCCTCCAGTGACTTCGATCAAAGCAACAGAGGTAGATGCACGCGAAACATCGAGGAACAGCAGCAGGCGAAAGCGACGCGCGCCGAAACCACCGGAGAAGATCGTCGATAGTAATTCGCCTGAGAAAAAGTGCGAGAATCAGATTACCGATGGCGGAATGGACGTAGAAAAACCAGCAGACACCGAAGACGCGCAAACTCTGAGCAACGACACGCTAGTCCTTCAAGGAGGCGTTCTAATGCCGAAAAGGGAATTGAAACGAAGTACGAAGGAGAAGAACACGAAGGACACGAGTGCCAGTTCGTCGGACATCGCTGTTCTTCAAGACAACCAGACTGTGGCGCCCGGTATTGGGACTCTGAGCACCGCCATGCCACGACCTTGGTATAAACGGAGCGTCTTCGAACATTCTCGGGATTCCGGAGCGTCCAGGAGGGGCGATGTCCTCCGGGGGCCAACAAGCTCGACGatcgaaataaaagaagaatgtGCTGCCACGAACACGGCTTCTTCCACGAGCTACTCCGTGGACGCGTCTTTGTCTAGGCGGAGCTTCTTCCATCGTGGCGGACAAACGGAGGACAGGAAGAAGGAAGCAAAACGAAAATCCGGCCTGTCGATTTTAACGAATATCAGCGAACTTGACAAAGAAGCCGCAGCGATCGTACAAGAAGAACAAGCACGAGCGAGGGCCTCGATGCTATTGAAATCTTCGAAATTCGTAGATGCTTTCGAAAAAAGGAACGATATGAACGAGGAGCTCGTTCAAGACATCGTCACGTCTGCAATGGAAAGTTCGTCGCCCAGACGTGGCACGCGAGCTCTGATTTCCAAGTTCAACGCCATCAGTAACATAACCAAGGTCACGGTGAATGCCAATTTCTTCGCAAGGAACGCCAGGGATCAGCAGCCGGCGAAGTTTGAACGAGACGTGGTGAGAAATGCGAAGGCCTTCGAGCATGCTAATGATTGGAAGGATCATCCGAGATTTTCGGTTCAGTCTGCAAGCGGACAGGCTAGTCACATCGAGAAAGATATATCTAGATACTTTCCACCACAACAAAAGACATCTAGAAATCGGTCAGAGAATACGGAAATGGGTGAGAAAGTTTCGGGAGCAAAGGGTAGTTCGATCAAGGAGCAGAGAGATCGACTGGTCAGTGAAACTTCCAACAGAATATCGTTCTTGCAGAGTCAACTGGCTGCAAATAGAATGAACGATCAGGTTGCTCAGAAGGATAGCGCGATGTCCGTAATGGAGGAAAAAATTAGATCCAGACAGGAAGTCTCCAgtgaaaagaaggaaaaggaaacaaaagCGAGTAACGAGGACCAACGAAGACCCTTGTTTCCTCGTAGCTCCGTGGAAGCTAAGGAACACACAACTTTAAACATCTTTGAGGAACCAAAGAAGCTGGACAGACAACGTATCGATGGCGTTCAAAAAGAATTCTCGGATATATTCGACGAGATCGACAAGCAATTGCGTATGAAAGAGTTGGAGCTTATTGATCGTAGAGCGGCCCGCACAAATGCGACAGCCACTAATCAGAGAAGTAAAGTTCACGAGGAAGAAGCCGGAATATCAAGTAAGGTAACTAAAGTGCTCGATATCCTAGTCGAGGCGGAGAAAGACGCCAAGACAAAGAGCGGCATACTGCCAGAAAAATCGATAGCCGTCGAGGATACCTTTCGTCCGACCGAACCGAACGCGAAAACGAAATCGACTAAGACCAGGTCACCGTTATTGAACACCATCGAGGATCCAATTACAACGGATTTAAAGGAGATGTTGAAGGAAATGAAACACTCGTTACCAAAGCGTTCGAAGCCGGGCAAGATTGTGACACGTAACACCGACGTGACTGAGAAACTGGCTCCGGAAAAAGAGGTAGCGGCTGGCCCTAGCAAGACTACGTATTTCGTTTCCGCTGTAACGAAGGTCGAGAATATAGCGCTGCAAAATGATTACGAGCCCGACAAACAGAAGGTATCGTGTTCCGTACAAACTAGTGGAAATATACGAAGATTGAATCAGCCTTCTACATCCGCGGAACAACCGTCCACCTCGGGTTGGAAACAAGAAAACGTCCTATACAAAACATCAGGGAAGAATTTAGGTGGTTCAGGATTGGTGAAAAATACGTTCCAGCTCATACGACCACGAGATTTTGCTGAAATCGAAGCAACAAAAACGACGAGAACACCCGCGTTCAACGAAAACACTTACGCTAATGTGATCGAGCAATCGATCTACGCGAATGCACGTGTTACTCCCTCGCCCAAACATACTGGTTCCGAGCGAAATATCGTTACGAAAATTGATAATACCAGTGAAATGCCGAAAACACCGCCCGTAATTGAACGAAAATTCATTACAAAGGAAGATACATTCGAAG ATGACAATTCAGCGGAAAAGAATATGAACACGCTGGCCATAAACCGATTACTCAGAAAGCTAGAGGCAGCTATTGCATCTGGTCATCACCAACAAGCAGCTGGTTTAGCAAAGGAACTAGCACGGCTTAAGATCCATTGTTCCGTGATTCGGCAACGATCAGCCCGTCTCAAAGATCAGTTGATTAAAGTCAATATGTACATTGAGGACAAGCTTGCTCACCAGGGACCGATACCACTTCAG CTGCCCAGCAGAATGACGGTGGCCGAGTTGAAAGCAAAGATACACACGGAATTCGAGATACCGACGAACGTGCAACGATGGATCATTGGTAAAAATTTAGCTGATCGCGATGAGGCGACTCTAAACGAATTACAGGCCGTAAATGGCTCTCCGGTATTTTTGTACCTCGTGGCTCCAg AATTAAGACCTGAAAATATGGTACGAGTGGAGAAAGATAATGCTGCAGAAGAAGTATCAAATGTGATAAACGATGATACAAGTACGTCTGCGGAAGTGTTACAAATTGTGGAAGAAGATCCCGAAGAAGTCAAAGAACCTCAG GGGACAGAGGAGAGGAATACGCCAGTGGAAGTGAAGATGGATAGATACGAGGAATTAATTTCCTTGGAAAACTGTGACGTCATACCGAACTCCGAACCGATCGAATGTCCCGTATGCTTCGTTACATACGGTCCTCGTGAAGGAGTGATTTTGAGGGATTGTTTACATATGTTCTGCAG GTCATGTATTGTTAATACGATTCGATACTGCGAAGAAGCCGAAGTGAAATGTCCTTACAGAGACTCACAATACACCTGTGAGTCTACTCTCCAGGAACGTGAAATTAAAGCA CTCGTTGAACCAGAAATCTATCAGCAACATTTAGCCAAATCAATCGCTCAAGCGGAGAATAATGCTGGAAACAACGCGTTCCACTGTAAAACTCCTGACTGTCCTGGTTGGTGCATCTACGACGACGATGTGAACAACTTCCTGTGCCCTGTATGCGGCGCAAACAATTGTCTCACATGTCAG GCCATTCATACTGGTAAAAACTGCAAGCAGTATCAGCAAGAACTAAGATTATCAAAAGAAACGGATCAAGAATCGCGAAGAACTGCGGAGATGCTCGAAGAAATGGTGGACAGAGGTGAAGCACTCGCGTGTCCCACGTGTGCGGTTGTTCTGATGAAGAAATGGGGTTGCGATTGGTTACGCTGCTCAATGTGCAAGACCGAGATATGCTGGGTAACAAGAGGCCCGCGTTGGGGTCCAGGA GGAAAGGGAGACACGTCCGGAGGCTGTAGATGCGGAGAAAATGGAGTCAAGTGTCATCCTCGTTGCAATTACTGTCACTGA